One Malaclemys terrapin pileata isolate rMalTer1 chromosome 7, rMalTer1.hap1, whole genome shotgun sequence genomic region harbors:
- the LOC128840720 gene encoding general transcription factor II-I repeat domain-containing protein 2A-like, whose amino-acid sequence MAKRKIDSENRDFQSRWENEYMFTEIAGKPVCLLCGSNIAVMKEYNLRRHYETKHENKFKNLSAGQKLQKVEELKKNLTSQQTFFTKAKSQSEAAVKASFIVAEEIAKSGRPFTEGEFVKNCMMKVCDVLCPDKTRAFANVSLSRNTVANRVCEMATDLKTQLIERAKDFVAYSLAVDETTDATDTAQLAIFIRGVDSNLCVTEEILDIKSMHGTTKGEDIFGNVFQSVTDMKLPWEKLVGLTTDGAPAMCGEKNGLVGRMRSKMREENCAGELTVYHCIIHQESLSAKVLKMDHVMNTVTQTVNFIRAHGLNHRQFQSFLREIDSEFGDMPYHTEVRWLSRGKVLKRHFELREEICQFMDSKGKDCTVLRDEKWKCELAFLADITSHLSALNLQLQGREHIITDMHDAVKAFQVKLRLWETQMHQCNLSHFPCCQVIRNQESATVFPNATFAEKLSALRTEFARRFSDFEAQKSNFELLRNPFAVDVETAPVEMQMELIELQCNGTLKAKYDTAGPAQFTRFIPEAMPQLRQHAARILSMFGSTYLCEQLFSVMKINKTSHRSRLTDEHLQSILRIFTTQNLTPNINELVAKKRLQVSGSD is encoded by the coding sequence ATGGCCAAGAGAAAAATTGATTCTGAAAACCGAGACTTTCAAAGCCGGTGGGAGAATGAGTATATGTTTACTGAAATTGCAGGTAAACCAGTGTGTCTCCTTTGCGGGAGTAATATCGCTGTAATGAAGGAGTATAACCTAAGACGGCACTACGAGACGAAACATGAGAACAAATTCAAAAACCTGAGCGCAGGACAGAAGCTACAAAAGGTAGAGGAGTTGAAGAAGAATTTGACATCCCAGCAGACGTTTTTCACCAAAGCAAAATCACAAAGTGAAGCTGCTGTGAAAGCAAGTTTCATTGTGGCCGAAGAGATCGCCAAATCAGGACGGCCGTTTACCGAGGGGGAATTCGTAAAGAATTGTATGATGAAAGTGTGCGACGTCCTTTGTCCAGATAAAACGCGAGCGTTTGCAAATGTAAGCCTCAGCAGAAACACTGTTGCTAATCGGGTTTGTGAGATGGCGACTGATTTGAAAACACAGTTGATTGAAAGAGCAAAAGATTTTGTTGCATACTCCCTTGCCGTGGATGAAACTACTGACGCGACTGACACTGCACAGCTGGCGATATTTATCCGTGGTGTGGATTCCAATTTGTGTGTAACAGAGGAAATACTGGACATTAAATCGATGCACGGGACAACGAAAGGAGAAGACATCTTTGGAAATGTATTTCAAAGTGTAACCGACATGAAACTGCCGTGGGAAAAACTCGTTGGACTTACAACAGATGGCGCACCTGCTATGTGTGGTGAAAAAAATGGACTGGTGGGAAGGATGCGCTCAAAGATGCGGGAGGAGAACTGTGCCGGTGAGTTGACAGTGTATCACTGCATCATACACCAGGAATCGCTGAGTGCTAAAGTCCTaaaaatggatcatgtgatgaacACTGTAACACAAACCGTCAACTTTATCAGAGCCCACGGTTTAAATCACCGCCAATTCCAGTCTTTTCTGCGGGAAATAGATAGCGAGTTTGGCGACATGCCATATCATACGGAGGTCCGGTGGCTAAGTCGGGGAAAAGTTCTCAAAAGACACTTTGAGCTGCGAGAGGAAATCTGCCAGTTCATGGACAGTAAGGGGAAAGACTGCACAGTTCTGCGGGATGAAAAGTGGAAATGTGAGTTGGCGTTCCTGGCTGACATAACGTCGCATCTTAGCGCTTTAAACCTTCAACTCCAGGGACGGGAGCACATAATAACCGATATGCATGATGCAGTGAAGGCATTTCAAGTGAAGCTGCGCTTATGGGAGACACAAATGCACCAATGCAACTTGTCTCACTTTCCCTGTTGCCAAGTAATACGGAACCAAGAAAGTGCCACAGTTTTCCCAAATGCCACCTTTGCTGAAAAACTCAGCGCGCTGCGCACTGAGTTCGCACGGCGCTTCAGTGActttgaggcacagaaaagtaatTTCGAGCTGCTTCGCAACCCATTTGCAGTCGATGTGGAAACCGCACCTGTAGAAATGCAGATGGAGCTGATAGAACTGCAATGTAACGGGACACTGAAGGCAAAGTACGACACTGCGGGGCCAGCACAGTTCACTCGCTTCATTCCTGAAGCGATGCCGCAGCTCCGCCAACATGCGGCTCGAATCCTGTCCATGTTTGGCAGCACATATCTGTGCGAGCAGCTGTTCTCTGTGATGAAAATTAACAAAACGTCACACAGGAGTCGCCTCACTGATGAACACCTGCAATCGATCCTGAGAATCTTCACAACACAGAACCTAACCCCAAACATAAACGAACTTGTTGCAAAGAAAAGACTCCAAGTATCAGGCTCTGACTAA